Proteins encoded within one genomic window of Siniperca chuatsi isolate FFG_IHB_CAS linkage group LG4, ASM2008510v1, whole genome shotgun sequence:
- the prr5a gene encoding proline-rich protein 5a: MTVSSHQEQHDARTMLDGLRRRHASRPSTRPLSLNFSTFSAPPPSPDMDSSSEHPIRRTLHRLKLMSSPSLSELGKSEKSSPEDRGEKQKRAGANATWNSIHNAVIAVFQKKGLADNELFVLNEGVRHLLKTELGSFFTEYLQNQLLTKGMVILRDKIRFYEGQKLLDSLAETWDFFFCDVLSMLQAIFHPVQGKEPSVRQLALLHFRNTIVLSVKLDDALSRPRARVPPSVTQMLLILQGVHESRGVNEDYLKLESLVQKVVSPYLGTHGLYSGDGAEAHCCVLEKCLPWGWPKSADQPSKNPVVRSKSYNIPLLLTPVAEYDPDASSVGSGGIRRHSACEIISCLEEQGLAYADLASGSELSGPSSNRLCLGSQFNGIVQAGASAMGLPLSSPSILPLHSSGALHGTEATTTMTDLSKGASSTPPSESSSPETIIGQVLESADSDSDGIFIDFPPHSSEAMGYSRESRQSTV; the protein is encoded by the exons ATGCTTGATGGACTCCGGCGGAGGCACGCCTCCAGGCCCTCCACCCGGCCCCTGTCCCTCAACTTCAGCACCTTCTCGGCCCCTCCACCGAGCCCAGACATGGACAGCAGCAGCGAGCATCCAATCAGGAG GACTCTGCACCGGCTGAAGTTGATGAGCTCCCCAAGCCTCAGCGAGCTGGGGAAGAGCGAGAAAAGTTCACCAGAGGACAGAGGGGAGAAGCAGAAGAGGGCAGGAGCCAACGCCACCTGGAACAG CATCCACAACGCTGTCATAGCAGTCTTCCAGAAGAAAGGTTTGGCAGATAACGAACTCTTCGTCCTCAATGAAGGTGTCCG GCATCTGTTGAAGACTGAGCTGGGGTCCTTCTTCACAGAATACCTTCAG AACCAGTTGCTGACAAAAGGCATGGTCATCCTTCGGGACAAAATAAGGTTCTACGAAG GTCAGAAGTTACTCGACTCTCTGGCAGAGACCTGGGacttcttcttctgcgatgTCCTCTCGATGCTGCAGGCCATCTTCCATCCGGTTCAG GGTAAGGAGCCCTCTGTCCGACAGCTAGCTCTGCTTCACTTCAGGAACACCATAGTCCTGAGTGTAAAGTTAGACGATGCCCTGTCACGGCCTCGGGCCCGAGTGCCCCCCTCTGTTACACAGATGCTGCTTATTCTACAG gGGGTCCATGAGTCACGTGGTGTGAATGAGGACTACCTGAAGCTCGAGTCTCTGGTTCAGAAGGTGGTCTCGCCCTACCTGGGCACCCACGGGCTTTACTCTGGAGATGGTGCTGAGGCCCATTGCTGTGTTCTGG AGAAGTGTTTACCGTGGGGCTGGCCCAAGTCTGCGGATCAACCGTCTAAAAACCCTGTGGTACGCTCAAAAAGCTACAATATCCCTCTGCTGCTGACCCCGGTGGCTGAGTATGACCCAGATGCCAGCTCTGTTGGCAGTGGAGGAATCCGGCGCCACTCGGCCTGTGAGATTATATCATGCTTGGAGGAACAAGGACTGGCCTACGCTGACCTGGCTTCAGGATCTGAATTGTCTGGCCCCTCCTCCAACAGGCTGTGTTTGGGCTCTCAGTTCAATG GTATCGTACAAGCAGGAGCGAGTGCCATGGGCTTGCCTCTTTcgtctccctccatccttccccTTCATTCCTCAGGAGCTCTCCATGGCACCGAGGCCACAACAACAATGACTGATCTCAGTAAGGGTGCATCCTCCACGCCACCCAGTGAATCATCTAGCCCTGAAACCATAATTGGACAAGTGCTAGAGTCTGCAGACTCAGACTCAGATGGGATATTTATTGATTTCCCACCTCACTCCTCAGAGGCTATGGGGTACAGCCGCGAGAGCAGGCAGAGCACTGTGTAG
- the tmem60 gene encoding transmembrane protein 60 — protein MKMSLAQRVLLSWIFALIFLIMLVLKLDSKIHWSWFLIFLPVWTFDTILILMLIVKMAGRCKPDFDPRDGEQSLKRRLWYLTALLLKLAFCLILCSHLEKLFEMWVSVVCVPLWVLLGGALVELGHSVFHYRRD, from the coding sequence ATGAAGATGTCCCTGGCCCAGCGAGTGCTCCTCTCCTGGATCTTCGCCCTGATCTTCCTCATAATGCTGGTCCTCAAGCTGGACTCTAAGATCCACTGGAGCTGGTTTCTCATCTTCCTCCCTGTCTGGACCTTTGACACCATCCTCATCCTCATGCTGATTGTGAAGATGGCAGGGCGGTGTAAGCCGGACTTTGACCCCAGGGATGGTGAGCAGAGCCTGAAGAGGAGGTTGTGGTACCTGACAGCCCTGCTGCTGAAGCTGGCCTTCTGTCTGATACTGTGCTCCCACCTGGAGAAGCTCTTCGAAATGTGGGTCAGTGTGGTGTGTGTCCCCCTGTGGGTGCTGCTGGGTGGGGCGCTGGTGGAGCTGGGACACAGTGTTTTCCACTACAGGAGGGACTGA